From a region of the Castor canadensis unplaced genomic scaffold, mCasCan1.hap1v2 HAP1_SCAFFOLD_114, whole genome shotgun sequence genome:
- the LOC141420310 gene encoding leucine-rich repeat-containing protein 70-like: MMAWPKVTPGGKDLENTETESVTFWDRIRTSPVSRFFQENTFGNPLESTAVLPVQIQLTSSVNLNLEKNSALPIDAASVPGKTSLICAQEVEKLNEAFDILLAFFILACVFIIFLIYKVVQFKQKLKTPENSGESRLEYYSFYQSARYNVTASVCNTSPNSLESPALEQIQLHKQIVPESAAQVILFEHSAL; encoded by the coding sequence ATGATGGCCTGGCCTAAAGTAACCCCAGGTGGGAAAGAtttggaaaacactgagactgagAGCGTTACCTTCTGGGATCGAATCCGTACTTCACCTGTCAGTAGATTTTTTCAAGAGAATACCTTTGGTAATCCGTTAGAGTCTACTGCAGTGCTACCTGTGCAAATACAGCTTACCTCTTCTGTTAACTTGAACTTGGAAAAAAACAGTGCTTTACCTATTGATGCTGCTTCAGTGCCAGGGAAAACATCTCTAATTTGTGCTCAAGAAGTTGAGAAGTTGAATGAGGCTTTTGACATTTTGCTAGCTTTTTTCATCTTAGCTtgtgttttcatcatttttttgatCTACAAAGTCGTTcaatttaaacaaaaactaaagacaCCAGAAAACTCAGGGGAAAGTAGACTTGAGTATTACAGCTTTTATCAGTCAGCAAGGTATAATGTAACTGCCTCAGTTTGTAACACCTCTCCTAATTCTCTAGAAAGCCCTGCTTTGGAGCAGATTCAACTTCATAAACAAATCGTTCCTGAAAGCGCGGCACAGGTCATTCTCTTTGAGCATTCTGCTTTATAA